From Megalobrama amblycephala isolate DHTTF-2021 linkage group LG8, ASM1881202v1, whole genome shotgun sequence, the proteins below share one genomic window:
- the pou3f3b gene encoding POU domain, class 3, transcription factor 3-B isoform X1 — protein sequence MATAASNPYLPSSSILSSGSIVHSDSGGGMQQGSAAVTSVSGGYRGDPTVKMVQSDFMQGAMAASNGGHMLSHAHQWVTSLPHAAAAAAAAAVAAAEAGSPWSSSPVGMTGSPQQQQDVKNNSGRDDLHSGTALHHRPPHLGPHQTHAGAWGSTTAAHIPSLTGSQQQQQSLIYSQPGGFTVNGMLSPPGSQSLVHPGLVRGDTPELDHSSHHHHHHHQHQHHQQAHHGVNSHDPHSDEDTPTSDDLEHFAKQFKQRRIKLGFTQADVGLALGTLYGNVFSQTTICRFEALQLSFKNMCKLKPLLNKWLEEADSSTGSPTSIDKIAAQGRKRKKRTSIEVSVKGALESHFLKCPKPSAQEITSLADNLQLEKEVVRVWFCNRRQKEKRMTPPGVPQTPEDVYSQVGNGHFLVDYLKDASLTGPSEPGDQRVTTTSSFHQVILAH from the exons ATGGCCACAGCGGCTTCCAACCCTTATCTACCCAGCAGTAGTATATTATCGTCCGGCTCGATCGTGCACTCGGACTCCGGGGGTGGGATGCAGCAGGGCAGTGCTGCGGTAACCTCAGTGTCCGGTGGGTACAGAGGAGACCCAACGGTTAAAATGGTACAAAGTGATTTTATGCAGGGCGCGATGGCAGCGAGCAACGGGGGACACATGCTGAGCCACGCTCACCAGTGGGTGACGTCTTTGCCTCACGCCGCAGCGGCGGCTGCAGCTGCCGCAGTTGCCGCAGCTGAAGCCGGATCGCCGTGGTCGTCTAGTCCCGTTGGAATGACAGGCAGCCCGCAACAGCAGCAGGACGTGAAAAATAACTCGGGGAGAGACGATTTGCACTCTGGGACTGCGCTGCATCACAGGCCCCCACATTTAGGTCCCCACCAGACTCACGCGGGCGCCTGGGGTAGCACAACCGCTGCCCACATCCCGTCGCTAACCGGGagccaacagcagcagcagtccCTCATATACTCGCAGCCAGGCGGCTTCACGGTGAACGGCATGCTCAGTCCGCCGGGCAGCCAAAGCCTAGTACACCCGGGGCTGGTGCGTGGCGACACCCCGGAGCTCGATCACAGCagccaccaccaccaccatcaCCACCAGCATCAACATCACCAGCAAGCACACCACGGAGTGAACAGCCACGACCCGCACTCCGACGAGGACACGCCGACGTCGGACGACTTAGAGCACTTTGCCAAGCAGTTCAAACAGCGCCGGATCAAGCTGGGCTTCACGCAAGCGGACGTGGGCTTGGCGTTGGGCACTCTCTACGGGAACGTCTTCTCGCAGACCACGATCTGTCGCTTCGAAGCCCTCCAGCTCAGCTTTAAGAACATGTGCAAGCTGAAGCCGTTGCTTAACAAATGGCTGGAGGAAGCGGACTCTTCCACGGGCAGTCCCACCAGCATCGACAAGATCGCGGCTCAGGGCAGGAAGCGCAAGAAGCGCACCTCCATCGAAGTGAGCGTCAAAGGTGCGTTGGAGAGTCACTTCTTGAAATGTCCCAAGCCTTCGGCCCAAGAGATAACCAGCCTAGCGGACAACCTGCAGCTGGAGAAAGAGGTGGTGAGAGTTTGGTTTTGCAACCGGAGACAGAAGGAGAAAAGGATGACGCCCCCAGGAGTGCCGCAGACGCCGGAGGATGTGTATTCTCAGGTCGGCAAT GGACATTTTTTAGTAGATTACTTAAAAGATGCAAGTTTAACTGGGCCGAGCGAACCGGGCGACCAGAGGGTGACAACTACAAGTTCGTTCCACCAGGTAATTTTGGCGCATTAA
- the pou3f3b gene encoding POU domain, class 3, transcription factor 3-B isoform X2: MATAASNPYLPSSSILSSGSIVHSDSGGGMQQGSAAVTSVSGGYRGDPTVKMVQSDFMQGAMAASNGGHMLSHAHQWVTSLPHAAAAAAAAAVAAAEAGSPWSSSPVGMTGSPQQQQDVKNNSGRDDLHSGTALHHRPPHLGPHQTHAGAWGSTTAAHIPSLTGSQQQQQSLIYSQPGGFTVNGMLSPPGSQSLVHPGLVRGDTPELDHSSHHHHHHHQHQHHQQAHHGVNSHDPHSDEDTPTSDDLEHFAKQFKQRRIKLGFTQADVGLALGTLYGNVFSQTTICRFEALQLSFKNMCKLKPLLNKWLEEADSSTGSPTSIDKIAAQGRKRKKRTSIEVSVKGALESHFLKCPKPSAQEITSLADNLQLEKEVVRVWFCNRRQKEKRMTPPGVPQTPEDVYSQGHFLVDYLKDASLTGPSEPGDQRVTTTSSFHQVILAH; encoded by the exons ATGGCCACAGCGGCTTCCAACCCTTATCTACCCAGCAGTAGTATATTATCGTCCGGCTCGATCGTGCACTCGGACTCCGGGGGTGGGATGCAGCAGGGCAGTGCTGCGGTAACCTCAGTGTCCGGTGGGTACAGAGGAGACCCAACGGTTAAAATGGTACAAAGTGATTTTATGCAGGGCGCGATGGCAGCGAGCAACGGGGGACACATGCTGAGCCACGCTCACCAGTGGGTGACGTCTTTGCCTCACGCCGCAGCGGCGGCTGCAGCTGCCGCAGTTGCCGCAGCTGAAGCCGGATCGCCGTGGTCGTCTAGTCCCGTTGGAATGACAGGCAGCCCGCAACAGCAGCAGGACGTGAAAAATAACTCGGGGAGAGACGATTTGCACTCTGGGACTGCGCTGCATCACAGGCCCCCACATTTAGGTCCCCACCAGACTCACGCGGGCGCCTGGGGTAGCACAACCGCTGCCCACATCCCGTCGCTAACCGGGagccaacagcagcagcagtccCTCATATACTCGCAGCCAGGCGGCTTCACGGTGAACGGCATGCTCAGTCCGCCGGGCAGCCAAAGCCTAGTACACCCGGGGCTGGTGCGTGGCGACACCCCGGAGCTCGATCACAGCagccaccaccaccaccatcaCCACCAGCATCAACATCACCAGCAAGCACACCACGGAGTGAACAGCCACGACCCGCACTCCGACGAGGACACGCCGACGTCGGACGACTTAGAGCACTTTGCCAAGCAGTTCAAACAGCGCCGGATCAAGCTGGGCTTCACGCAAGCGGACGTGGGCTTGGCGTTGGGCACTCTCTACGGGAACGTCTTCTCGCAGACCACGATCTGTCGCTTCGAAGCCCTCCAGCTCAGCTTTAAGAACATGTGCAAGCTGAAGCCGTTGCTTAACAAATGGCTGGAGGAAGCGGACTCTTCCACGGGCAGTCCCACCAGCATCGACAAGATCGCGGCTCAGGGCAGGAAGCGCAAGAAGCGCACCTCCATCGAAGTGAGCGTCAAAGGTGCGTTGGAGAGTCACTTCTTGAAATGTCCCAAGCCTTCGGCCCAAGAGATAACCAGCCTAGCGGACAACCTGCAGCTGGAGAAAGAGGTGGTGAGAGTTTGGTTTTGCAACCGGAGACAGAAGGAGAAAAGGATGACGCCCCCAGGAGTGCCGCAGACGCCGGAGGATGTGTATTCTCAG GGACATTTTTTAGTAGATTACTTAAAAGATGCAAGTTTAACTGGGCCGAGCGAACCGGGCGACCAGAGGGTGACAACTACAAGTTCGTTCCACCAGGTAATTTTGGCGCATTAA